One Brevibacillus choshinensis genomic window carries:
- a CDS encoding sigma-54-dependent transcriptional regulator — translation MKRRILLVDDEANVRKALSTSLRKAGYETKEAASGEEALAQLEEYQPQVMLLDLRMPQLDGMETLRRLKQRKGPAPSVVMMTAYGSANDVMEAMRLGAFDYVQKPFDLTQVKQVVAKAMQQPDSGEEDGSMHPSPEEKTDRPGFLVGLSPAMQEVYKLVGKVSMSRATVLIQGESGTGKELIARAIHTNSPRAEQPLIPVNCGAIPEKLLESELFGYEKGAFTGAVARKQGLFEAADGGTLFLDEVGELTPSLQVKLLRVLQERTIVRLGGVDPIPVDVRIIAATNRDLRERIRQELFREDLYYRLNVVPIQMPPLRERKEDIPLLIRHFLAKYGRETGKEGCYLSPASVEILHAYDWPGNVRQLENTIERAVVLASGPAILPEHVQAFLEELQAEPEAEKSGIRFEDRPMKDIIQEVEKEAITRALQREKGNRLRTAKRLGISRSALLYKMDMYEIDVSEE, via the coding sequence ATGAAAAGACGTATTCTGTTGGTCGACGATGAGGCAAACGTGAGAAAAGCGCTCTCCACAAGCTTGCGGAAGGCAGGGTACGAAACGAAGGAAGCAGCGAGCGGGGAAGAAGCATTGGCACAGCTGGAAGAATACCAGCCACAGGTCATGCTGCTGGACCTGCGGATGCCCCAGCTCGACGGCATGGAGACGCTTCGCCGATTGAAGCAGAGAAAGGGTCCGGCTCCCAGCGTCGTCATGATGACTGCCTACGGATCCGCGAACGATGTGATGGAAGCGATGCGCTTGGGTGCCTTTGATTACGTGCAAAAGCCGTTTGACCTCACGCAGGTGAAGCAGGTGGTCGCCAAAGCCATGCAACAGCCCGACTCAGGAGAAGAGGATGGAAGCATGCACCCGTCACCAGAGGAAAAGACCGATCGCCCGGGGTTTCTGGTGGGATTGAGCCCCGCCATGCAGGAAGTGTACAAGCTGGTAGGCAAAGTCAGCATGTCCAGAGCGACCGTATTGATTCAAGGGGAAAGCGGGACAGGCAAGGAGCTGATTGCGCGAGCGATTCACACGAATAGTCCGCGAGCAGAGCAGCCTTTGATCCCCGTCAATTGCGGAGCGATTCCGGAGAAACTTTTGGAGAGCGAGCTGTTCGGGTACGAGAAGGGGGCTTTTACTGGAGCAGTCGCACGCAAGCAAGGTCTGTTTGAAGCGGCAGACGGAGGTACCTTGTTCCTCGATGAAGTGGGGGAGCTGACGCCTTCGCTGCAAGTAAAGCTGCTGCGTGTCTTGCAGGAGAGAACGATTGTCAGGCTGGGAGGAGTAGATCCCATACCGGTGGATGTTCGCATCATCGCAGCCACCAACCGCGATCTGCGGGAGCGGATCCGGCAGGAGCTGTTTCGCGAGGATCTGTACTATCGTCTCAACGTCGTTCCGATCCAGATGCCGCCGCTGCGGGAGAGAAAAGAGGATATCCCGCTGTTGATTCGCCACTTCCTCGCCAAGTACGGGCGCGAGACGGGAAAGGAGGGCTGCTACCTGTCCCCTGCTTCTGTAGAAATCCTGCATGCCTATGACTGGCCAGGGAATGTGAGGCAACTGGAAAATACGATCGAACGGGCAGTTGTCTTAGCCAGCGGCCCTGCCATTCTTCCCGAGCACGTTCAGGCGTTTCTGGAGGAGCTGCAAGCAGAGCCAGAGGCAGAAAAGAGCGGCATCCGCTTTGAGGATCGTCCCATGAAAGACATCATTCAGGAAGTGGAAAAGGAGGCGATCACCCGGGCATTGCAGCGGGAAAAGGGAAACCGGCTGCGGACTGCCAAACGGCTGGGCATCTCTCGCAGTGCACTGCTGTACAAAATGGACATGTACGAGATCGATGTGTCTGAAGAATAA
- a CDS encoding iron-sulfur cluster biosynthesis family protein, whose amino-acid sequence MSITLTIEPAFALAYRRYAEFQPGDVLRLYVRTSGPGTGGMFYAIEKDEVMQDDAVFEVEGLRFVIRSTDFWYFDGGKLSYNPSYGEYGFSFSNPRLED is encoded by the coding sequence ATGAGTATCACACTTACTATCGAGCCGGCATTCGCTCTCGCCTATAGGCGCTACGCCGAATTTCAGCCAGGTGACGTTTTGCGTCTGTACGTTCGAACGAGTGGCCCTGGAACTGGGGGCATGTTTTATGCCATTGAAAAAGATGAAGTCATGCAGGACGATGCCGTTTTTGAAGTGGAGGGATTGCGATTTGTCATCCGCTCGACCGATTTTTGGTACTTCGACGGAGGCAAGCTCAGCTATAACCCCTCGTATGGCGAATACGGCTTTTCCTTTTCCAATCCTCGCTTGGAAGACTAG
- a CDS encoding DUF3905 domain-containing protein, which translates to MDKDKRESKETENIAIDGTLPHQISAPDFKNSSRSIQKPFVNEFGVVIGDSLYDSQESPLNNWSTETDPNIMAGDQWVHPTNDIGWNTIENRELLEDKPPNRARFMHPTLDVSKGKD; encoded by the coding sequence ATGGACAAAGACAAGCGGGAATCCAAAGAAACCGAAAATATCGCCATCGACGGTACGCTGCCGCATCAAATCAGCGCCCCTGATTTCAAAAACTCGAGCCGCTCGATCCAAAAGCCGTTCGTCAACGAATTTGGCGTCGTGATCGGGGACAGTTTGTACGATTCGCAGGAGTCTCCCCTCAACAACTGGAGCACCGAAACGGATCCCAACATCATGGCTGGGGATCAGTGGGTACATCCTACCAACGATATTGGCTGGAACACGATTGAAAATAGAGAGCTGCTGGAGGACAAGCCGCCAAACAGAGCCCGTTTCATGCACCCGACACTCGACGTGAGCAAGGGCAAAGACTGA
- a CDS encoding cation diffusion facilitator family transporter, with amino-acid sequence MGSLWATLKKGNMSSATAALGNTGLAIVKGLAAAYSGSGAMFASAMHSVADAVNQGFVFVGSVLAEKKPTPRFPTGFGRVINLFCMIAVIVVTVMAYETIMEGIHLIKEPAHASHFWINFWILFLAIVVDGYVLIKAMKEIVHETRVDAKGWAIVPAAFRNVGRAAPPTRLVFYEDIVATSGALLALIAVVVTQFSTFALLDGIATMLIGVLMIGVAFKVGYDNMVGLIGVAAPKEIEDRVAKIIFADPDVTDINRLRIVQEGRFYHVECYVELRPGMTLAVADDIKYRIRDSVLTDPDISDVTMGILEDNGIRDWEPTQAIEGT; translated from the coding sequence ATGGGCTCTCTTTGGGCAACGTTAAAAAAGGGTAACATGTCTTCGGCTACCGCAGCCTTGGGCAATACGGGGCTCGCGATCGTCAAAGGATTGGCAGCAGCTTACAGCGGCAGTGGGGCCATGTTTGCCTCAGCGATGCACTCCGTTGCAGATGCTGTCAATCAAGGCTTTGTTTTCGTGGGCAGTGTTTTGGCCGAGAAAAAGCCGACACCGCGGTTTCCCACCGGTTTTGGCCGCGTCATCAATCTCTTTTGCATGATCGCAGTCATCGTCGTCACCGTGATGGCATATGAGACGATCATGGAAGGGATACACCTCATCAAGGAGCCGGCTCACGCGAGTCATTTCTGGATCAACTTTTGGATTTTGTTTCTGGCGATCGTCGTCGACGGCTATGTCTTAATCAAAGCGATGAAGGAGATTGTCCATGAGACGCGGGTCGACGCCAAAGGATGGGCGATCGTTCCGGCTGCTTTCCGCAATGTCGGACGTGCGGCACCTCCGACACGCCTGGTGTTTTACGAGGATATTGTAGCGACGTCGGGAGCACTGCTGGCTTTGATTGCGGTTGTTGTGACCCAATTTTCCACCTTTGCCCTGCTGGATGGAATCGCTACGATGCTGATCGGCGTGCTGATGATCGGTGTAGCGTTCAAGGTAGGCTACGATAACATGGTCGGCCTGATCGGTGTGGCAGCCCCCAAAGAAATCGAGGATCGCGTCGCCAAGATCATTTTCGCCGATCCGGATGTGACCGATATCAATCGTCTGCGGATTGTTCAGGAAGGCCGTTTTTACCATGTCGAGTGCTACGTGGAGCTGCGGCCAGGGATGACGCTTGCTGTGGCTGACGATATCAAGTACCGGATACGCGACAGTGTGCTGACAGACCCGGACATAAGCGACGTGACGATGGGAATTCTCGAAGACAACGGCATTCGCGATTGGGAGCCGACCCAAGCAATCGAGGGAACCTGA
- a CDS encoding hemolysin family protein, with protein sequence MDSVPIVLNLLLVIFLVFLNGFFVAAEFALVKVRQTRLTQLVNEGNKRATYAQKVTQKLDGYLSACQVGITLASLGLGWVGEPAIAHMIVEPLLGSTGLPDYAISAISFGVAFAIITFLHIVLGELAPKSMAIQKAEATSLWVAAPLMFFYKLLYPAIWFLNGTANALMKRLGMEPVSEHEAAHTEEEIRILVNQSHQSGHIDQTELSLVEHVFDFSETLARETMIPRIDMVCLYTSNTFEENLEIIRTQKHTRFPVADEDKDNIIGFVHATDFYLSALQDGRVELAELLRPVLTVPETMEISTVLRLMQKKRSQLAIVIDEYGGTAGLVTMEDILEEIVGDIQDEFDEERPEIEKAENGLSVSGMLTLADLNDHIPFELESEDVDTIGGWLYSQLEEEIAVGASVEWENHLFTVKQMDNHRVTRVLITELPQAEEVAAEELQTVS encoded by the coding sequence TTGGATAGCGTTCCGATAGTGCTCAACCTACTGCTTGTCATTTTTCTAGTCTTTCTGAACGGCTTTTTCGTAGCCGCAGAGTTTGCTCTCGTTAAGGTGCGGCAAACGCGCCTGACGCAGTTAGTCAATGAAGGAAACAAACGAGCTACCTACGCCCAAAAGGTTACCCAAAAGCTGGACGGATACTTGTCCGCCTGCCAGGTAGGTATTACGCTTGCCTCACTGGGTCTCGGTTGGGTCGGGGAACCGGCCATCGCTCACATGATTGTGGAACCTTTGCTTGGCTCGACAGGACTTCCTGATTACGCGATCTCTGCCATCTCGTTCGGTGTAGCATTTGCGATCATCACGTTCTTGCACATCGTACTGGGTGAGCTGGCACCAAAGTCAATGGCGATTCAGAAAGCGGAAGCGACTTCGCTGTGGGTTGCTGCGCCATTAATGTTCTTCTACAAATTGCTTTATCCGGCTATCTGGTTCTTGAACGGGACGGCCAACGCGCTCATGAAGCGACTGGGTATGGAACCCGTGTCCGAACATGAAGCCGCGCATACGGAAGAAGAAATTCGCATTCTCGTAAACCAAAGCCATCAAAGCGGCCATATCGACCAAACCGAGCTGTCGCTGGTGGAACACGTTTTTGACTTCTCCGAAACCTTGGCACGGGAGACAATGATCCCGCGCATCGACATGGTTTGCTTATATACCTCGAACACGTTTGAAGAGAATCTGGAGATCATCCGCACTCAAAAGCACACTCGCTTCCCTGTAGCGGATGAGGACAAAGACAATATCATCGGTTTTGTCCACGCTACCGATTTCTACCTGTCCGCCCTGCAAGACGGCCGAGTCGAATTGGCTGAGCTGCTCCGTCCGGTACTGACTGTTCCGGAAACCATGGAGATCAGTACGGTATTGCGCCTCATGCAGAAAAAGCGTTCGCAGCTGGCAATCGTCATCGACGAGTATGGCGGTACTGCCGGTCTGGTGACGATGGAAGACATCCTGGAGGAAATCGTCGGCGATATTCAGGACGAATTTGACGAAGAACGACCTGAGATCGAAAAAGCCGAGAACGGCCTCTCTGTCTCCGGCATGCTCACCCTCGCCGACCTGAATGACCATATCCCGTTCGAGCTCGAATCCGAGGATGTGGACACGATTGGCGGCTGGTTGTACAGCCAGTTGGAAGAAGAAATCGCCGTCGGAGCTTCTGTCGAGTGGGAGAATCACTTGTTCACCGTCAAACAGATGGACAATCACCGCGTGACGCGCGTCTTGATCACGGAGCTGCCACAGGCAGAAGAAGTGGCTGCCGAAGAGCTGCAGACCGTTTCCTGA
- a CDS encoding site-2 protease family protein, which translates to MKKSRSVLLAIGAFLLTNLKWLLGILKFSKFGTTLLSMIISLWAYAVFYGWKFAVALVYLIFVHEMGHVIAAKRKGIATSPAVFIPFAGAFISMKDTPRDASTEAYLAYGGPLAGMIAFLPALPLYWWTHDPYWALVIYLGALLNLFNLMPISPLDGGRIVSVLSTKIWFIGLVGLGVMLFANPGPLMVFIFIIGLITWWSRLREGYLHQVLHYEREHLNGFLNEIEQWPHLESSWNKRVELGQEIDFLEKKEPPKGFLIPFLQDEKRFKRDQLRLDKVYLYRKWELFKQWEREPVMFIDGDPFQPAPSAALQEAEHKAVQRLGEVDEQMHRLTTYYTAPASTKWKVLIAYLALAAVLSGFFVYGQHLLGR; encoded by the coding sequence ATGAAAAAAAGCCGTTCGGTCCTCTTGGCCATCGGTGCCTTTTTATTGACCAATTTAAAATGGCTGCTTGGAATTCTGAAGTTTTCCAAATTCGGCACAACCCTGCTGTCCATGATCATCAGCTTGTGGGCTTATGCTGTTTTTTACGGATGGAAATTTGCTGTTGCACTGGTCTATCTCATTTTTGTTCATGAAATGGGGCATGTGATCGCTGCCAAACGAAAAGGGATCGCCACGTCCCCAGCGGTCTTTATTCCGTTTGCTGGCGCGTTTATCTCCATGAAGGATACTCCCCGTGATGCCAGCACAGAGGCGTATCTCGCCTATGGCGGTCCGCTTGCCGGAATGATTGCCTTTTTGCCTGCTCTGCCCCTCTATTGGTGGACACACGATCCGTACTGGGCCCTGGTGATTTATCTCGGCGCCTTGCTCAACCTGTTTAATCTCATGCCGATATCGCCTCTGGATGGCGGACGCATTGTCTCCGTCCTCTCCACCAAGATCTGGTTCATCGGACTGGTCGGCCTGGGCGTGATGCTGTTTGCGAATCCCGGACCGTTGATGGTCTTCATCTTCATCATCGGGCTGATTACCTGGTGGAGCCGATTGCGTGAAGGCTACCTGCATCAAGTCCTCCATTACGAAAGGGAGCACCTGAATGGCTTCCTGAATGAAATTGAGCAATGGCCGCACCTCGAATCGTCCTGGAACAAACGCGTGGAGCTCGGCCAGGAAATCGACTTCCTGGAAAAGAAAGAACCGCCAAAAGGCTTCCTTATTCCTTTTTTGCAGGATGAAAAACGTTTCAAGCGCGATCAGCTGCGGTTAGATAAGGTATATCTGTACCGAAAATGGGAGCTGTTCAAGCAATGGGAGCGCGAGCCCGTCATGTTTATTGACGGAGACCCCTTCCAACCAGCTCCTTCCGCTGCCTTGCAGGAAGCCGAACACAAAGCTGTTCAGCGACTGGGGGAGGTCGACGAACAGATGCACCGGCTGACCACGTACTACACCGCTCCTGCTTCTACCAAATGGAAAGTCTTGATTGCCTATCTCGCTCTCGCAGCCGTCCTGTCCGGATTCTTCGTATACGGTCAGCATTTGCTGGGGCGCTAA
- a CDS encoding TIGR00366 family protein, which yields MKALSRFFSTLVQKYLPDPFVFALILTIILFASGLIFTDHGPIEMVQFWGSGFWNLLAFAMQMALVLVTGHALASSPLVSRSLTRLAGIAKTPVQGVILVTLGSAIACLINWGFGLIVGALFAKEVAKRVPGSDYRFLIACAYIGFLTWHGGLSGSVPLTAATPGNPMEKSAGLIPLTDTIFTGYNLFITIALLIALPIMTRLMMPTGKEVVEIDPHLFAKEEVAATAEVSAPSERTFATIMENSRILTVIICALGFSYLIYYFANKGFKVDINTVNLLFFITGLLLHGTPLSYMKAVGNAAKGTAGILIQFPFYAGIQGMMEQSGLGGMMTNAFISISTPETFPFLAFLSSGFVNFFVPSGGGHWVVQGPFIMPAAQQLGVDSGIAAMAIAYGEAWMNMAQPFWALPALAIAGLGVRDIMGYCVTTLLVSGIIFAVGLSFF from the coding sequence ATGAAAGCGTTGTCACGTTTTTTCTCGACTCTGGTTCAGAAGTACTTGCCAGATCCGTTTGTTTTCGCCCTCATTCTCACCATCATTTTGTTTGCAAGCGGCCTTATCTTTACGGATCATGGTCCCATCGAGATGGTTCAATTCTGGGGAAGTGGCTTCTGGAACCTGCTCGCCTTTGCCATGCAAATGGCTCTCGTCCTGGTAACCGGTCACGCGCTGGCCAGTTCGCCGCTCGTCAGCAGAAGTCTGACACGACTGGCAGGCATCGCTAAAACACCCGTGCAAGGGGTGATTCTCGTCACGCTTGGCTCTGCCATTGCCTGTCTGATCAACTGGGGCTTCGGCTTGATCGTAGGCGCGCTGTTTGCCAAAGAAGTGGCGAAACGAGTTCCTGGTTCTGATTATCGCTTTTTGATCGCTTGTGCGTACATCGGCTTTTTGACTTGGCATGGAGGACTCTCCGGCTCGGTTCCGTTGACGGCTGCGACGCCAGGCAATCCAATGGAAAAATCAGCTGGACTGATCCCGCTGACGGATACGATCTTTACGGGCTACAATCTGTTCATCACGATCGCCCTCTTGATCGCATTGCCGATCATGACCCGACTGATGATGCCGACAGGGAAAGAAGTCGTGGAGATCGATCCGCACCTGTTCGCAAAAGAAGAAGTGGCTGCAACAGCAGAAGTTTCTGCCCCATCGGAAAGAACGTTTGCCACCATCATGGAGAACAGCCGGATTTTGACTGTTATCATTTGCGCGTTGGGCTTCTCGTACCTGATCTATTACTTTGCAAACAAAGGGTTTAAAGTAGACATTAATACGGTCAATCTGCTCTTCTTCATTACAGGATTGCTTCTGCATGGAACACCGCTTTCCTACATGAAGGCTGTTGGCAACGCGGCGAAAGGGACAGCGGGCATTTTGATTCAATTCCCGTTTTATGCAGGAATCCAGGGCATGATGGAACAATCTGGGCTTGGTGGAATGATGACGAATGCCTTCATCTCCATCTCCACACCGGAGACTTTCCCGTTCCTCGCGTTTCTGAGCTCCGGCTTCGTCAACTTCTTCGTCCCATCCGGGGGCGGACACTGGGTGGTCCAAGGGCCATTCATCATGCCAGCGGCCCAGCAGCTCGGCGTGGACTCCGGCATTGCCGCCATGGCTATCGCCTATGGAGAAGCATGGATGAACATGGCACAGCCGTTTTGGGCTTTGCCTGCGCTGGCCATCGCAGGGCTCGGCGTGCGGGACATCATGGGCTACTGCGTCACCACGCTGCTAGTCTCCGGCATCATCTTCGCCGTCGGATTGTCTTTTTTCTAG
- a CDS encoding DMT family transporter, with the protein MTWVALILAGCFEVVGVMGITMVNQKPSLRSYLVLIGGFALSFILLTFAMKEIAMGTAYAVWTGIGTVGSALVGMLVYGEPRDKVRITCIALVIVSVAGLKLIA; encoded by the coding sequence ATGACATGGGTAGCCTTGATTTTGGCAGGGTGTTTTGAGGTGGTAGGAGTCATGGGGATTACCATGGTCAACCAAAAACCATCGCTTCGCTCCTATCTGGTGCTCATCGGTGGCTTTGCACTGAGCTTTATCCTGTTGACCTTTGCGATGAAAGAAATCGCGATGGGAACGGCCTATGCCGTATGGACTGGGATCGGGACCGTAGGCAGTGCCCTGGTGGGGATGCTGGTGTACGGGGAGCCCAGGGACAAGGTGCGCATCACCTGCATTGCCCTTGTCATCGTGTCGGTAGCCGGACTGAAATTGATCGCATAA
- a CDS encoding DMT family transporter — protein sequence MGKNWLLVVIAGMFEVGWVAGLKHADSILTWAFTVIALVVSFAVLIYSGKKLPTSTVYAVFVGLGTAGTVISEMVFFGEPFSWAKIGLIALLLIGIIGLKLVTHDHEDHPRKEGEAA from the coding sequence ATGGGAAAAAATTGGCTTCTTGTCGTCATCGCTGGTATGTTTGAGGTGGGTTGGGTAGCCGGGCTCAAGCATGCAGACAGCATCTTGACGTGGGCCTTTACCGTTATCGCTCTGGTGGTCAGCTTTGCTGTCCTGATCTATTCTGGGAAGAAATTGCCGACCAGTACGGTCTATGCCGTGTTCGTGGGATTGGGGACGGCTGGTACGGTCATCAGTGAGATGGTCTTTTTCGGCGAGCCGTTCAGCTGGGCAAAGATCGGGCTGATTGCACTCCTGCTGATCGGCATTATCGGCTTGAAACTGGTGACGCATGATCACGAAGATCATCCAAGAAAGGAAGGGGAAGCAGCATGA